From a single Chloroflexota bacterium genomic region:
- a CDS encoding amidohydrolase, with protein MANGTTSNGSTLKIHNARFILTVDAGRRIITDGSILVEDGRITQVGKARELESVPADRVIDASEMVITPGMINGHAHISYAHATRGIFPDTLGSDYLPNVFKLQGELDEEAEYCASLLAITEMLKGGTTCFMDPGSTKFIDACMDAYDESGCRIIVGMHVTDKPNPVNLPQYETGEAIAIMEHAIREYDHRLNDRVRAWAMPFAPNFSTEELLRGAKRLADEYGTGLTLHTSNSPSEVEESLQEHGMRPVEYLEKIGVMGENVLLSHLIGVNDAEMDAMARGGSTTVMCPSQTLKQGTGITRIGKLPELLDRGISVGLGTDAPNNSNLMETMRAMYLAAVLYKDGRQDIGMISPETALELATIGGAEAFCLADEIGSIEVGKKADMVLFDTRRAEWRTLFNPVNNLVYNADGRSVHTVIVDGRVVIEDYKPTYVDEWQLIQRLQAIGEELLAKTGISFPSAWPVV; from the coding sequence ATGGCAAATGGCACGACAAGCAACGGCAGCACTCTGAAGATACACAACGCGCGCTTCATCCTGACGGTGGACGCGGGCAGGCGTATCATCACGGACGGTTCGATTTTGGTCGAAGACGGGCGCATCACGCAGGTTGGCAAGGCGCGCGAGCTGGAATCCGTCCCGGCGGATCGCGTGATAGACGCCAGCGAGATGGTCATCACGCCGGGCATGATAAACGGACACGCGCATATCAGCTACGCCCACGCCACGCGCGGCATCTTCCCCGACACGCTGGGATCCGACTACCTGCCGAATGTGTTCAAGCTGCAGGGCGAACTCGACGAAGAAGCGGAATACTGCGCATCCCTGCTCGCCATCACCGAGATGCTGAAGGGCGGCACGACCTGCTTTATGGACCCTGGCAGCACCAAGTTTATCGACGCGTGCATGGACGCATACGACGAGTCCGGCTGCCGAATCATCGTCGGCATGCATGTCACCGACAAGCCGAATCCGGTCAACCTGCCGCAGTACGAGACCGGCGAAGCCATCGCCATCATGGAACACGCCATCCGCGAGTACGACCACCGGCTGAACGACCGCGTTCGCGCGTGGGCAATGCCGTTCGCTCCGAACTTTTCCACGGAAGAACTTCTGCGTGGCGCGAAACGCCTCGCGGACGAATACGGCACGGGCTTAACGCTGCACACTAGCAACTCGCCGTCTGAAGTCGAAGAAAGCCTGCAAGAGCACGGCATGCGCCCGGTAGAATATCTCGAAAAGATTGGCGTGATGGGCGAGAATGTGCTGCTGTCGCATCTGATAGGCGTGAATGACGCCGAGATGGACGCGATGGCGCGCGGCGGCTCCACGACCGTGATGTGTCCGTCGCAAACACTGAAGCAGGGCACAGGCATCACGCGCATCGGAAAATTGCCCGAACTACTTGATCGCGGCATCAGCGTTGGCTTGGGCACGGACGCGCCGAACAACTCCAACCTGATGGAAACGATGCGCGCGATGTATCTCGCCGCCGTGCTGTACAAAGACGGGCGGCAGGACATCGGCATGATCTCGCCGGAGACCGCGTTGGAACTCGCCACCATAGGCGGCGCGGAAGCATTCTGCTTGGCGGACGAAATCGGCTCTATCGAAGTTGGCAAGAAGGCGGACATGGTGCTATTCGACACGCGCCGCGCAGAATGGCGAACGCTGTTCAACCCCGTCAATAACCTCGTGTACAACGCCGACGGCCGCAGCGTGCACACCGTCATCGTGGACGGCAGGGTTGTCATCGAAGACTACAAGCCGACCTACGTGGATGAATGGCAGCTAATTCAGCGTCTGCAAGCCATAGGCGAAGAATTGCTGGCGAAGACCGGCATATCGTTCCCGTCCGCTTGGCCTGTGGTGTAG
- the dprA gene encoding DNA-protecting protein DprA: MEIEQIKYWLALNRTSGIGRARFQRLESYFDSMEAAWSAGAAELRAAGLDRRTVRAVVDGRRTIDPDAEADRLLRSGVRALTWHDDEYPARLKEIYDLPPLLYVRGTLHPEDARSVAVVGTRNPSHYGRQVIEQIVYDIARAGVTIVSGLARGIDGAAHRVTLDAGQRTIAVLGSGLDNIYPPEHTNLSEQIANNGALLSEYPLGTKPDPRNFPRRNRIMSGMTLGTLVIEAGKKSGALITARQALEENREVFAVPGRILSENSEGTNKLIKKGEAKLVTSYEDVLEELNLTAVERQIEMAALFPEDDDEADLLRYITFDPVHVDEVCRSTGRTAPDVSSTLAMMELKGLVKQVGGMNYVRMREVSDEYSASAV; encoded by the coding sequence ATGGAAATTGAGCAGATTAAATACTGGCTGGCGCTCAACCGCACCAGCGGCATCGGTAGAGCGCGATTTCAGCGGCTTGAAAGCTACTTCGACTCAATGGAAGCGGCATGGTCGGCGGGCGCAGCCGAACTTAGAGCGGCAGGCTTGGACAGGCGCACCGTCCGCGCGGTCGTGGACGGTAGGCGTACTATCGATCCCGATGCCGAAGCCGATAGATTGCTGCGAAGCGGCGTCCGCGCGCTCACTTGGCACGACGACGAATACCCCGCGCGGCTGAAAGAAATCTACGATCTGCCGCCGCTTTTGTACGTCCGCGGCACGCTGCATCCGGAAGACGCGCGCTCGGTCGCGGTCGTGGGCACGCGCAATCCGTCGCACTACGGGAGGCAAGTTATCGAGCAAATCGTCTATGATATTGCGCGTGCGGGCGTTACAATCGTAAGTGGCCTTGCGCGCGGCATTGACGGAGCGGCGCATCGTGTTACGCTGGACGCCGGTCAGCGCACTATCGCCGTGCTAGGCAGCGGGCTAGACAATATCTACCCGCCGGAACATACTAATTTGTCGGAGCAGATCGCGAATAACGGCGCGCTGCTGTCGGAATACCCACTCGGCACAAAGCCGGATCCGCGCAATTTCCCGCGCCGCAATCGGATTATGAGCGGCATGACGCTCGGCACGCTCGTCATCGAAGCGGGCAAAAAGAGCGGCGCGCTGATAACGGCGCGGCAGGCATTGGAAGAAAACAGGGAAGTCTTCGCCGTGCCGGGCAGAATTCTCTCCGAGAACAGTGAGGGCACGAACAAACTGATTAAAAAAGGCGAGGCGAAGCTAGTAACTTCATACGAAGATGTGCTAGAAGAACTGAACCTCACCGCCGTTGAGCGGCAGATTGAAATGGCGGCGTTGTTCCCTGAGGACGACGATGAAGCAGACTTGCTCCGCTATATCACATTCGACCCGGTGCATGTGGACGAAGTGTGCCGCAGCACCGGACGCACGGCGCCCGATGTAAGCAGCACGCTGGCGATGATGGAACTCAAAGGGCTTGTAAAGCAGGTCGGCGGCATGAACTATGTAAGAATGCGCGAGGTCTCAGACGAATACTCGGCAAGCGCAGTGTGA
- the topA gene encoding type I DNA topoisomerase: protein MSKDLVVVESPAKARTVGRFLGSKYQTLASMGHVRDLSDKKKRGKPGVHGVLIDDDGFHPEYMVMPDKKKIVTQLRKASRDADVVYLATDPDREGEAISWHLLEAANIARSKVKRVVFHEITKEAISEAFEHPRELDYNLIDAQQARRILDRLVGYRLSPVLWGKVKRGLSAGRVQSVALRLVVDREREIEAFVPVEYWSIESILAKSAQDDVQKRIDFKAALHSIKGKKRIEISNGDQAHEIVADIEGAEFKVDTVRRRETRRRPAAPFITSTMQQEASRKLRFTARRTMQVAQQLYEGISIGSEGEVGLITYMRTDSTNVASAALQEANAYIKEKFGAEYAPKSPRTYTRKVKGAQEAHEAIRPTSIMRAPESIRQYLNGEQFRLYDLIWKRMLASQMADALFDSTRVDIGVKSAKSDNEYLFRASGSVMRFPGFRTLYMEGLDDNASEDDETPPLPELADGDALDCLKITPDQHFTQPPPRFTDATLIRAMEEQGIGRPSTYAPIIATIMDRDYVRKERGRFLPTKLGLVVTDFLKPNFPDVMNIGFTAQMEERLDDIADGELKWEPMLKEFYGPFDESIAKTMSEVERIPREWLEEETGEACELCGNQMVIKSGRYGRFIACRGYPECKNTKPLESPEERAIRELVSEDVDEYCEKCERPMVVKTGRNGRFLACTGYPECKNAKPLPVGVDCPDCGNVLVERKQKGKNGRIFYSCSNYPECKFAANPLPQPCPDCGKLLVTRGRGRKSARCLDASCGFQGPIPQEEMEEAVA from the coding sequence ATGAGTAAAGATCTGGTAGTAGTAGAATCCCCCGCGAAAGCCCGCACCGTCGGGCGGTTTCTTGGCAGCAAGTACCAGACGCTTGCGTCGATGGGACACGTGCGTGACCTGTCCGACAAGAAGAAGCGCGGCAAGCCGGGCGTGCACGGCGTCTTGATTGACGACGACGGATTTCACCCGGAATACATGGTGATGCCGGATAAGAAGAAAATCGTGACGCAGCTCCGCAAGGCATCGCGAGACGCCGATGTAGTCTATCTCGCCACCGACCCGGACCGCGAAGGCGAGGCTATCTCGTGGCACCTGCTCGAAGCGGCGAATATCGCGCGGTCAAAGGTCAAGCGCGTGGTATTCCACGAAATCACGAAGGAAGCCATAAGTGAGGCGTTCGAGCACCCGCGCGAGCTTGATTACAACCTGATTGACGCGCAGCAGGCACGCCGCATTCTCGACAGGCTGGTCGGTTACCGGCTCAGCCCCGTGTTGTGGGGCAAGGTCAAGCGTGGGCTTTCCGCTGGCCGCGTGCAGTCGGTCGCGCTGCGCCTCGTCGTTGACCGCGAGCGCGAGATAGAGGCGTTCGTGCCGGTCGAATACTGGAGCATCGAATCCATACTCGCCAAGAGCGCGCAGGACGATGTCCAAAAGCGCATTGACTTCAAGGCGGCGCTACACTCGATTAAAGGCAAAAAGCGCATCGAAATCTCCAACGGCGACCAAGCGCATGAAATCGTCGCAGATATCGAAGGCGCGGAGTTCAAGGTGGACACAGTACGCAGGCGTGAGACCCGCCGCAGACCCGCCGCCCCATTTATCACATCGACGATGCAGCAGGAGGCGTCGCGCAAGCTGCGCTTCACCGCGCGGCGCACCATGCAGGTCGCGCAGCAACTCTACGAAGGCATATCCATCGGCTCCGAAGGTGAAGTCGGGCTTATCACTTATATGCGCACGGACTCAACGAATGTCGCATCTGCCGCGTTGCAGGAAGCGAACGCCTACATCAAGGAAAAGTTTGGCGCAGAATACGCGCCCAAGTCGCCGCGCACATACACGCGCAAGGTCAAGGGCGCGCAGGAAGCGCACGAAGCCATACGCCCAACTTCGATTATGCGCGCTCCGGAGAGCATACGGCAGTACCTCAATGGCGAGCAGTTCCGACTCTACGACCTGATTTGGAAGCGCATGCTCGCGAGTCAGATGGCGGACGCGCTGTTCGATTCCACGCGCGTGGACATCGGCGTGAAGAGCGCCAAGTCGGATAACGAGTACCTGTTCCGCGCGAGCGGCTCGGTGATGAGGTTCCCCGGCTTCCGAACTCTGTACATGGAAGGCTTGGACGACAACGCTAGTGAAGACGACGAGACGCCGCCGCTGCCCGAACTCGCGGACGGCGACGCGTTGGACTGCCTGAAAATCACGCCGGACCAGCACTTCACACAGCCGCCCCCGCGCTTCACCGACGCCACGCTCATCCGCGCGATGGAAGAGCAAGGCATCGGGAGGCCAAGCACATACGCGCCCATCATCGCCACGATTATGGACAGAGACTATGTGCGCAAAGAGCGCGGCAGGTTCTTGCCGACGAAACTCGGGCTGGTCGTTACCGACTTCCTGAAGCCGAACTTCCCCGATGTGATGAACATCGGCTTCACCGCGCAGATGGAAGAGCGCCTTGATGACATTGCTGACGGCGAGCTTAAGTGGGAGCCGATGCTCAAGGAGTTCTACGGACCATTCGACGAGTCCATCGCAAAGACGATGAGCGAAGTCGAGCGGATACCGCGCGAGTGGCTCGAAGAAGAGACCGGTGAGGCGTGCGAGCTTTGCGGCAATCAGATGGTCATCAAGTCCGGGCGCTACGGTCGCTTCATCGCCTGCCGCGGCTACCCGGAGTGCAAGAACACCAAGCCACTGGAAAGCCCCGAAGAGCGCGCCATCCGTGAGCTTGTCAGCGAAGACGTGGACGAATACTGCGAGAAATGCGAACGCCCGATGGTGGTCAAGACCGGCCGTAACGGACGCTTTCTCGCCTGCACCGGCTACCCAGAGTGCAAGAACGCCAAGCCGCTGCCCGTAGGCGTGGACTGCCCCGACTGCGGTAATGTTCTAGTAGAGCGCAAGCAAAAGGGCAAGAACGGCAGGATATTCTACAGCTGCTCCAACTACCCGGAGTGCAAGTTCGCCGCCAACCCATTACCACAACCGTGCCCCGACTGCGGCAAGCTGCTAGTAACGCGCGGACGCGGACGCAAGAGTGCCCGTTGCCTAGACGCATCCTGCGGCTTCCAGGGACCAATCCCACAAGAAGAAATGGAAGAGGCGGTCGCGTAG
- the recO gene encoding DNA repair protein RecO: MSRFRTYRTEGVVVRQMPLGEADRILTLCSPDKGKVRAVAKGVRRMKSRFGGHLELLNRASVAVSVGRNLDTINEASAISTYGGIRADLRRVSRAMYIAELVDGFSMEGNGNREMYALLLRALTWLENASNLDLLLRWFEMRLLDVTGYTPELVHCVECRAWLEPGNHLFMCESGGAICPNCRTESSGALLPLPLNTMKTLRFIQRELAFDKVEALTVPESIRKDIERLLRTYIRHIAEREVRSADFVSLTI, encoded by the coding sequence TTGAGCAGATTCAGGACATACCGCACCGAGGGCGTGGTCGTCCGACAGATGCCGCTTGGCGAGGCGGACCGCATTCTGACGCTGTGTTCGCCAGACAAGGGCAAGGTTCGGGCCGTGGCGAAGGGTGTGCGCCGCATGAAGAGCAGGTTCGGCGGGCATCTGGAACTGCTGAACCGCGCGTCCGTTGCCGTCTCCGTGGGCAGGAATCTCGACACTATCAACGAAGCTTCTGCGATAAGCACCTACGGCGGCATACGCGCTGACCTGCGCCGCGTCTCCCGCGCGATGTACATCGCCGAACTCGTGGACGGCTTTTCGATGGAAGGCAACGGCAATCGAGAGATGTACGCGCTTCTGCTCCGCGCGCTGACATGGCTTGAGAACGCCAGCAACCTTGACTTGCTGCTGCGCTGGTTCGAGATGCGCCTGCTAGATGTAACAGGATACACACCCGAGTTGGTGCATTGCGTAGAGTGCCGCGCGTGGCTCGAGCCCGGCAACCACCTATTCATGTGCGAAAGCGGTGGCGCAATCTGCCCAAACTGCCGCACGGAATCGAGCGGTGCGCTTCTGCCCCTGCCGCTGAACACGATGAAGACGCTGCGCTTCATACAGCGCGAGTTGGCATTCGACAAGGTGGAAGCGCTGACCGTACCGGAGAGTATCCGCAAGGACATAGAACGCCTGTTGCGCACATACATCCGCCACATCGCCGAGCGCGAAGTCCGAAGCGCCGACTTCGTCTCGCTCACAATCTAA
- a CDS encoding NAD(P)H-dependent oxidoreductase subunit E: protein MSTDSVDIRERIRAAIGSQTQTNINVLSSLHAVLDDLGYIPQEAIEEVADHMDTTINEVWGVASFYTNFRFTPPGDNTVEICWGLSCHLLGAPDILDAVLKELDLEDEGETDDNRVSLKYNTCLGACPQAPVMMVNHRLVGRIDAQSAVRIVSELEASGGH from the coding sequence TTGAGCACAGATAGCGTGGACATCAGAGAGCGTATTAGGGCGGCAATCGGTTCGCAAACTCAGACGAACATCAATGTGCTGTCTTCGCTGCACGCGGTACTGGACGACTTGGGTTACATCCCGCAAGAAGCCATCGAAGAGGTCGCGGACCATATGGACACGACCATCAACGAAGTGTGGGGCGTGGCGTCCTTCTACACGAACTTCCGCTTCACTCCGCCGGGCGACAACACCGTAGAGATATGCTGGGGACTCTCCTGCCACCTGCTTGGCGCACCGGACATACTTGACGCAGTGCTGAAAGAGCTTGACCTTGAGGACGAAGGCGAGACGGACGACAACCGCGTCAGCCTCAAGTACAACACCTGCCTCGGCGCGTGCCCGCAAGCGCCCGTGATGATGGTCAACCACCGTCTCGTCGGACGCATTGACGCGCAATCGGCGGTGCGGATTGTTTCGGAACTAGAAGCAAGCGGCGGACACTGA
- a CDS encoding NADH-quinone oxidoreductase subunit F, translating into MPTYNELKAQADEHWQRLTNGDKAWIRISTTMFGHAVGAFDVRDAIIRELDAQGIDANVDDVGSLGICFAEPLVDIMKPGGSRVFFNNVTPDDVPSIVKSVLVDDSLPDEGVLGYLGDTPVDGVEDLNRLPGIGMQQRIAMRNAGNIAPNDVLQYIANGGYEGLRKALFDMQSDEVIKEVIDSGLRGRGGAAFPTGVKWNFMTRGDGPKYILCNCEEGDPGAYNDKGILESDPYTLLEGMCIAGYATGATNGFVFIRHGHEGPISRTEKAIEQAYEYGLLGENILGSDFSFDIEVSLTGESYVAGEETALMEAIEGHRSQPRYRPPFPAAFGVWGKPSTINNVKSLSYAPEIISKGAEWFSSIGVNRSTGTAIVCLSGQVNYPGLYEVPMGLTLGQVVNDLGGGVKNGKKLKMLQTGGPLGGVLGADSLDVHIDFDEMREAGAIFGSGGIIVMDEDTSAVEVTRNLVAFTQYESCGKCFPCRLGMEQLLEVMDRIVRYESRPGDLDLMRNIGNTMEASSLCGHGQLGFGPIRSALQHFESEFVAYIEGKRPTGSSPRPAISPKNTRPYAMDSLRVMAQPVARSG; encoded by the coding sequence ATGCCCACTTACAATGAGCTGAAAGCCCAGGCTGACGAACACTGGCAGCGCCTGACGAACGGCGACAAGGCGTGGATTCGCATCAGCACGACGATGTTCGGGCATGCTGTCGGCGCCTTTGATGTGCGTGATGCGATTATACGCGAGCTCGACGCGCAGGGCATCGACGCCAATGTGGACGATGTGGGCTCCTTGGGCATCTGCTTCGCCGAGCCGCTGGTGGACATCATGAAGCCGGGCGGTTCGCGCGTCTTCTTCAACAATGTTACGCCCGACGACGTGCCGAGCATCGTCAAGTCCGTGCTGGTCGATGACAGCCTGCCCGACGAAGGTGTGCTGGGCTACCTTGGCGATACACCAGTTGACGGCGTAGAAGACCTTAACAGGCTGCCGGGCATCGGAATGCAGCAGCGCATCGCAATGCGCAACGCGGGTAACATCGCTCCCAACGATGTCTTGCAGTACATCGCCAACGGCGGCTACGAAGGCTTGCGCAAGGCGCTGTTCGACATGCAGTCGGACGAGGTCATCAAGGAAGTCATCGATTCCGGACTTCGCGGCAGAGGTGGCGCGGCGTTCCCCACCGGGGTCAAGTGGAACTTCATGACGCGCGGCGACGGGCCCAAGTACATCCTCTGCAACTGCGAAGAGGGCGACCCCGGCGCATACAACGACAAGGGCATACTCGAAAGCGACCCGTACACACTGCTCGAAGGTATGTGCATCGCCGGATACGCCACCGGCGCAACCAACGGCTTCGTATTCATTCGACACGGGCACGAAGGACCAATCAGCCGCACGGAGAAGGCAATTGAGCAGGCATACGAATACGGTCTGCTCGGCGAAAACATACTCGGCTCGGACTTCTCATTCGACATCGAAGTATCGCTCACCGGCGAGTCGTATGTCGCCGGCGAAGAGACCGCGCTGATGGAAGCGATTGAAGGGCATCGCTCGCAGCCACGCTATCGCCCGCCATTCCCCGCAGCGTTCGGCGTCTGGGGCAAGCCTAGCACCATCAACAATGTCAAAAGCCTGTCATACGCGCCAGAGATAATATCCAAGGGCGCGGAGTGGTTTTCCAGTATCGGCGTCAACCGCAGCACCGGCACCGCGATAGTCTGCCTGAGCGGACAGGTGAACTACCCAGGCTTGTACGAAGTGCCGATGGGCTTAACACTCGGGCAGGTCGTCAACGATCTGGGCGGCGGCGTGAAGAACGGCAAGAAGCTGAAGATGTTGCAGACCGGCGGTCCCCTAGGCGGCGTGCTGGGCGCGGACAGCCTAGACGTGCACATCGACTTCGACGAGATGCGCGAGGCTGGTGCGATATTCGGCTCCGGCGGAATCATCGTGATGGACGAAGACACCAGCGCGGTGGAAGTTACGCGCAACCTAGTGGCTTTCACACAGTACGAATCGTGCGGCAAGTGCTTCCCCTGCAGGCTGGGCATGGAGCAACTGCTCGAAGTGATGGACCGCATTGTACGCTATGAGAGCCGCCCCGGAGACCTGGACCTGATGCGCAACATCGGTAATACAATGGAAGCCAGTTCGCTCTGCGGGCATGGTCAGCTCGGTTTCGGGCCGATACGCTCCGCACTGCAGCACTTCGAGTCCGAATTCGTAGCGTACATAGAGGGTAAGCGCCCGACCGGGAGCAGCCCGCGGCCAGCCATCTCGCCGAAGAACACTCGCCCGTACGCGATGGATTCGCTTCGCGTTATGGCTCAGCCTGTCGCGCGCAGCGGCTAG
- a CDS encoding NAD(P)/FAD-dependent oxidoreductase, translated as MRVGIIGAGAAGLAAAYELVKQGHYAAAYERAPFLGGQASTFDVGGAQLEKGYHHWFTSDTDIVELTEEIGLGDRIRWIDSTVGTLVDGKIYDFVTPMDLLKFSAMSLPDRIRLGLATLYLQRQRDYRKYESITADEWLRRHVGKSGYDVFWGPMMRGKFGEEHFREVSMAWVWGKIQTRVKSRGKSMIKEKLGYPMGSFGELFDVLAERVREMGGEVHTSAAVDKVDVVDGRANGLHVALDGAESRLVEFDTVLATTPSYIFPALVPPLPDEYLARLNGVSYMAAVLIVLVLDRPLTDVYWLNVSDRSIPFVAVIEHTNLIEPEHYAGKHIVYLSNYLTTDSPYYRMSHEELLDKYLPHLRKINPQFDPSWIETSYHHRVGAAQPIIGTNYSQRIPSHRTPFDGLYLANTTQIYPEDRGTNYSVRMGREVAQLIMGDAD; from the coding sequence ATGCGAGTAGGGATAATCGGCGCGGGCGCAGCCGGGCTTGCCGCCGCATATGAACTGGTGAAGCAGGGGCATTACGCCGCCGCGTACGAGCGGGCGCCGTTTCTCGGCGGGCAGGCTTCGACCTTCGATGTGGGCGGCGCGCAGCTGGAAAAGGGCTATCACCACTGGTTCACCAGCGACACCGACATCGTGGAATTGACCGAAGAAATCGGGCTTGGCGACCGCATTCGTTGGATAGATTCGACTGTCGGCACGCTGGTTGACGGCAAGATTTACGACTTCGTAACGCCGATGGACCTTCTAAAATTTTCGGCGATGAGCTTGCCCGACCGCATACGGCTGGGGCTCGCGACCTTGTACTTGCAGCGACAACGCGACTACCGCAAGTACGAATCTATCACCGCGGACGAGTGGCTGCGGCGGCATGTGGGCAAGAGCGGCTACGATGTGTTCTGGGGACCGATGATGCGCGGCAAGTTCGGCGAAGAACACTTCCGTGAAGTCAGCATGGCATGGGTCTGGGGCAAGATTCAGACACGCGTTAAATCGCGCGGCAAGAGTATGATAAAGGAAAAGCTAGGCTACCCGATGGGCAGCTTCGGCGAGTTGTTCGATGTGCTTGCCGAGCGCGTGCGCGAGATGGGCGGCGAAGTACATACTTCGGCGGCTGTGGACAAGGTAGATGTCGTGGACGGCAGGGCGAACGGGCTGCATGTCGCATTGGACGGCGCGGAAAGCCGCTTAGTCGAGTTCGACACGGTGCTTGCAACGACGCCATCGTATATCTTTCCTGCGCTTGTGCCGCCGCTGCCCGACGAATATCTGGCGCGGCTGAACGGCGTCAGCTACATGGCTGCGGTGCTCATCGTGCTGGTGCTAGACCGCCCGCTCACCGATGTCTATTGGCTGAATGTATCCGACCGCTCGATCCCATTCGTCGCCGTCATAGAGCACACGAACCTGATAGAGCCGGAGCACTACGCCGGCAAGCACATCGTCTATCTGTCGAACTACCTGACGACGGACAGCCCATATTACCGCATGTCGCACGAAGAACTGCTGGACAAGTACCTGCCGCACCTGCGCAAGATAAACCCGCAATTCGACCCGTCGTGGATAGAAACAAGCTACCATCACCGAGTAGGCGCTGCGCAGCCAATAATCGGCACCAACTATTCCCAGCGCATACCCAGCCATAGAACGCCGTTCGACGGCTTGTACTTAGCCAACACCACGCAGATATACCCCGAAGATCGCGGCACCAACTACAGCGTCCGGATGGGTCGCGAAGTGGCGCAGTTGATAATGGGGGACGCGGACTGA
- the recR gene encoding recombination protein RecR: MTTDSVRAAAPVARLADEFSKLPGIGPKTAPRLAFYLVRMPEEDALALAEAIVAVKERVVLCSVCYNIAETDLCIVCANPRRDRTRICVVEDALDVIALERTNIYRGLYHVLHGVISPQNGIGPEDLHIRPLLDRLQADDIEEIILAINPNLEGDATSMYIQQLISPFGVRITSLARGLPVGGDLEYADDITLGRAIEGRQEL; encoded by the coding sequence ATGACGACTGACAGCGTGCGGGCGGCTGCGCCCGTCGCGCGGCTTGCGGACGAGTTTAGCAAGCTGCCGGGCATAGGCCCCAAAACGGCGCCGCGCCTCGCATTCTATCTCGTCCGGATGCCTGAAGAAGATGCACTCGCGCTTGCGGAGGCGATTGTTGCCGTTAAGGAGCGCGTCGTGTTATGCAGCGTCTGCTACAACATCGCCGAGACCGACCTCTGCATCGTCTGCGCCAATCCGCGCCGCGACAGAACGCGCATCTGCGTCGTGGAAGACGCGCTCGATGTGATTGCTCTGGAACGCACGAATATATACAGAGGGCTGTACCATGTGCTTCACGGCGTCATATCGCCGCAGAACGGCATCGGACCCGAAGACCTGCACATTCGCCCGCTGCTTGACAGGTTGCAGGCAGACGACATTGAAGAGATTATTCTCGCAATCAATCCCAACCTCGAAGGCGATGCGACCTCGATGTACATTCAGCAGCTCATATCGCCGTTTGGCGTGCGCATCACCAGCCTAGCGCGAGGCTTGCCCGTTGGCGGCGACTTGGAGTACGCGGACGACATCACGCTCGGTCGCGCCATAGAAGGCAGGCAAGAGTTATAA
- a CDS encoding flippase-like domain-containing protein: MNSQNDTDNTDENVGGGLRRRGMAQYLLIGYVVLATALGVLLGWLVIKNAHWAELQDVLLSTNMTLVAAAWALITIAAYLRGVRWKLLLNNESTGATRLFLIEQTGAALDTLSPVRVLDEVVQVGILALRDKLRLGTILATIALQRAFEFTTTVLVLGAGALLLPQLREFLPWIGVGLFFGLVALVALFAAGPLLGRLKILSNIQIVAQFASAIMLLRRGKRRALAAFLLSLAQAGLLGAAGWLVILATDLQVSLPAMIVITMAITFFSSTVPGLPMSIGTFEFAAVSILSLWGVGREDAIGFSIMLHAVLFLSPILFAIVFLPREGLLSIREFRALNRRTRARMSAASGSTEAL, encoded by the coding sequence ATGAATTCGCAAAACGACACTGATAACACAGACGAAAATGTAGGCGGCGGACTGAGGCGGCGCGGCATGGCGCAGTATTTGCTGATTGGCTATGTGGTGCTGGCGACGGCGCTGGGCGTTCTGCTTGGCTGGCTGGTCATTAAGAACGCGCACTGGGCGGAGCTACAAGACGTTCTGTTGTCCACGAATATGACGCTGGTTGCGGCGGCGTGGGCGCTCATTACAATTGCGGCATATTTGCGCGGCGTACGCTGGAAATTGCTGCTGAACAATGAGAGCACAGGCGCGACGCGGCTGTTCCTGATAGAGCAGACCGGCGCGGCTCTGGACACGCTCAGCCCTGTGCGCGTGCTGGACGAAGTGGTGCAGGTCGGCATACTCGCGCTTAGGGACAAGCTGCGGCTGGGCACGATACTGGCGACAATCGCACTACAGCGCGCGTTTGAGTTCACGACGACGGTGCTTGTGCTGGGCGCGGGCGCTCTGCTGCTGCCGCAATTGCGGGAGTTCCTGCCGTGGATAGGCGTCGGACTGTTCTTCGGGCTGGTGGCGCTTGTCGCGCTGTTCGCGGCGGGACCTCTGCTCGGCCGCCTCAAGATTCTGTCGAACATTCAGATTGTCGCGCAGTTCGCTTCCGCGATAATGCTGCTGCGCCGGGGAAAGCGCCGCGCACTCGCAGCATTCCTGCTGTCATTGGCGCAAGCCGGGCTGCTGGGCGCCGCGGGCTGGCTGGTTATACTCGCGACCGATTTACAGGTCAGCCTGCCGGCGATGATTGTCATCACGATGGCGATTACATTCTTCAGCAGCACGGTGCCGGGGCTGCCGATGTCCATCGGCACATTCGAGTTCGCGGCGGTGTCGATACTGTCGCTGTGGGGCGTAGGCCGTGAAGATGCGATCGGATTCTCGATTATGCTGCACGCGGTGTTGTTCCTATCGCCGATACTCTTCGCGATAGTCTTCCTGCCGCGCGAAGGCTTGCTGTCCATCAGGGAATTCCGCGCGCTCAACCGCAGGACGCGCGCGCGGATGTCGGCAGCGTCAGGGTCAACGGAGGCCCTGTAG